A genome region from Bradyrhizobium sp. WSM1417 includes the following:
- the crcB gene encoding fluoride efflux transporter CrcB yields MLNGVLAIMIGSVLGGCARYFISGAIARRLGETFPWGTVTINVTGAFLIGIFGALATHPGSAFAAPDPWLFAVTGFLGCYTTVSSFSLQTLTLARNGEAMHALGNVAVSVVLCLAAVSCGFLLADTLGG; encoded by the coding sequence GTGCTGAACGGAGTGCTTGCGATCATGATCGGCAGCGTGCTCGGCGGCTGTGCGCGCTATTTCATCTCCGGCGCGATCGCGCGGCGGCTGGGCGAGACGTTTCCGTGGGGCACCGTCACTATCAACGTCACCGGCGCCTTTCTGATCGGCATTTTTGGCGCATTGGCGACCCATCCCGGCTCGGCCTTCGCCGCGCCCGATCCTTGGCTGTTCGCGGTCACCGGCTTTCTCGGCTGCTACACCACGGTGTCCTCGTTCAGCCTTCAAACGCTGACGCTGGCGCGCAACGGCGAGGCGATGCATGCGCTCGGAAATGTCGCGGTCTCGGTCGTGCTCTGCCTCGCGGCCGTCAGTTGCGGCTTCCTCCTCGCGGACACTCTGGGAGGCTAG
- the crcB gene encoding fluoride efflux transporter CrcB, with protein sequence MKSPSSADRWRTATLYAWIAAGSMVGGLTRYLVGLALDTGPGFPVATLFINATGSLIIGFYATLTGPDGRLLARPEHRQFVMTGFCGGYTTFSTFSLETFRLLHGGMKYTALAYIAASVICWLVSVWAGHMIASGTNRLPRS encoded by the coding sequence ATGAAGTCCCCCTCCTCTGCCGATCGCTGGCGCACCGCGACGCTCTATGCCTGGATTGCCGCCGGCAGCATGGTCGGCGGGCTGACGCGCTATCTGGTCGGGCTTGCGCTCGACACCGGCCCCGGCTTCCCGGTCGCGACGCTGTTCATCAACGCCACGGGCTCACTGATCATCGGCTTCTACGCGACGCTGACCGGGCCCGACGGCCGCCTGCTGGCCCGGCCCGAGCACCGGCAGTTCGTCATGACCGGGTTCTGCGGCGGCTACACGACCTTTTCGACCTTTAGCCTGGAGACCTTCCGCCTGCTCCACGGCGGCATGAAATATACGGCCCTCGCCTATATCGCGGCATCCGTCATTTGCTGGCTGGTGTCGGTATGGGCCGGCCATATGATAGCCAGCGGCACCAACCGCTTGCCAAGGAGCTGA
- the clpS gene encoding ATP-dependent Clp protease adapter ClpS has translation MNDTVAKPKTGTKTKVERPKLHKVILINDDFTPREFVTMILKAEFRMTEDQAYKVMITAHKLGACVVAVFTKDVAETKATRATDAGRTKGYPLLFTTEPEE, from the coding sequence ATGAACGACACTGTTGCAAAACCGAAAACCGGGACGAAGACCAAGGTCGAGCGGCCGAAGCTGCATAAGGTCATCCTGATCAACGACGACTTTACGCCCCGCGAATTCGTCACGATGATCCTCAAGGCCGAGTTCCGCATGACGGAGGATCAGGCCTACAAGGTAATGATCACCGCCCACAAGCTCGGCGCCTGCGTGGTCGCGGTGTTCACCAAGGACGTCGCAGAGACCAAGGCCACCCGTGCCACCGACGCCGGCCGCACCAAGGGCTATCCGCTGCTGTTCACCACAGAGCCGGAGGAATAG
- a CDS encoding DUF190 domain-containing protein, whose product MQIPDQAVSLRIFIGENDHFDGKPLYEAIVMTARERHLAGATVLRGPMGFGKSSRLHTSKILRLSEDLPLLIEIVDSEDNINAFLPILDGMMSSGLITLEKVQVLQYGEKAVR is encoded by the coding sequence ATGCAAATCCCCGATCAGGCAGTTTCGCTCCGGATCTTCATTGGCGAGAACGACCATTTCGACGGCAAGCCGCTCTATGAAGCGATCGTGATGACGGCGCGCGAGCGGCATCTGGCCGGCGCCACCGTGCTGCGCGGCCCGATGGGCTTCGGCAAGTCGAGCCGGCTCCACACGTCGAAGATTCTGCGGCTCTCGGAAGACCTGCCGCTGCTGATCGAGATCGTCGACAGCGAGGACAACATCAATGCATTCCTGCCCATCCTGGATGGCATGATGTCGAGCGGCCTGATCACCTTGGAGAAGGTGCAGGTCCTGCAATATGGTGAGAAGGCCGTGCGCTGA
- a CDS encoding HWE histidine kinase domain-containing protein produces MSTPPTSLPNVLVVEDEMILRMRAVDIVEDAGFCPVQAVNADEAIAILESRSDISLLFSDIQMPGTMDGLKLAHAVHDRWPAIKIVLVSGQVKPSENETPADSRFFRKPLAVDEMISQLQAMIGAGALKILPTTTTDPGENPEVGRSPQESVLAAENDNLRLLLEQADTDAKVLLAQAGIEAHEREAADKLQKLILGELHHRIKNTLATVSAIAAQSFRTAINLEHGQKAMDGRLLALGRAHDLLIQVSWSNASLTHTLSGATDPFDSQGGRRFHFNGPDLRITSGAVIALAMTFNELCTNTTKFGALSSSSGHVEIAWTVDEIEQRLRLKWSESGGPVVAPPTRRSYGTRMIESLGQQLNGQVRLAYEPSGFIYQLDVPLRSVMASNA; encoded by the coding sequence ATGTCTACACCTCCAACCTCCTTGCCGAACGTTCTCGTCGTCGAAGACGAGATGATCTTGCGCATGCGCGCAGTCGATATCGTGGAGGATGCAGGCTTCTGCCCTGTGCAGGCCGTCAATGCCGACGAAGCTATCGCAATCCTCGAGTCGCGGTCGGACATCTCGCTTCTGTTCAGCGACATCCAGATGCCCGGGACCATGGACGGCTTGAAGCTGGCCCACGCGGTGCACGATCGCTGGCCTGCCATCAAGATCGTGCTGGTTTCCGGTCAGGTAAAGCCGTCTGAAAACGAAACGCCGGCGGACAGCCGCTTCTTTCGCAAGCCGCTCGCCGTCGACGAAATGATCTCGCAATTGCAGGCAATGATCGGGGCTGGCGCGCTAAAAATCCTTCCGACCACCACGACGGATCCCGGGGAAAACCCTGAGGTTGGTCGTTCGCCACAGGAATCGGTTCTGGCCGCGGAAAACGACAATCTGCGCCTGTTGCTGGAACAGGCCGACACCGACGCCAAGGTCCTGCTCGCTCAAGCCGGTATCGAAGCCCACGAGCGCGAGGCTGCCGACAAGTTGCAAAAGCTCATCCTCGGAGAGCTGCATCATCGCATCAAGAACACGCTTGCGACGGTGAGCGCAATCGCAGCCCAGAGCTTCCGGACCGCAATCAATCTGGAGCACGGGCAAAAGGCCATGGATGGCCGCTTGCTGGCGTTGGGGCGCGCCCACGACCTGCTGATACAGGTCAGCTGGTCAAATGCGAGCCTCACTCATACGCTGAGCGGCGCCACCGATCCTTTTGACAGTCAGGGGGGCCGACGATTCCATTTCAATGGCCCGGACCTCAGAATCACATCCGGTGCCGTGATAGCGCTGGCGATGACGTTCAACGAGCTCTGCACCAACACGACGAAATTCGGCGCGCTGTCCAGTTCCTCCGGGCATGTTGAAATCGCATGGACGGTGGACGAGATCGAGCAAAGGCTGCGCCTGAAGTGGAGCGAAAGCGGCGGCCCCGTGGTGGCGCCGCCGACGCGGCGAAGCTACGGCACCCGGATGATCGAGTCGCTCGGCCAGCAACTGAACGGGCAGGTGCGGCTGGCCTATGAACCGTCCGGATTTATCTATCAGCTGGACGTACCGCTGAGGTCGGTGATGGCGTCGAACGCCTGA